The Sneathiella sp. P13V-1 genome window below encodes:
- a CDS encoding 2-hydroxychromene-2-carboxylate isomerase, translated as MSKIEFFFDCSSPWTYLAFEQMEQFSERHPDVEIDYRPILVGGVFNTVNPSVYQNRDNPVPAKAAYAQKDMQDWARVVGIEIGQPPVFPVNSVKAMRGAFVALEEGCLVPYARAVFKRYWTDLEDISQAKVLAPIVKSVGLNEDEFFQKIADQKYKDLLRDTTEELIKRGGFGSPTMYLDGEDMYFGNDRITLIEQKIAG; from the coding sequence ATGTCTAAGATCGAGTTCTTCTTCGATTGTTCCAGCCCATGGACCTATCTGGCGTTTGAGCAGATGGAACAATTTTCGGAACGTCATCCAGATGTAGAAATTGACTACCGCCCTATTCTGGTCGGTGGAGTGTTTAACACTGTTAATCCTTCGGTCTACCAGAACCGGGATAACCCAGTCCCAGCAAAAGCCGCCTATGCGCAGAAAGATATGCAGGATTGGGCACGTGTTGTTGGGATCGAAATCGGTCAGCCACCTGTCTTCCCGGTGAATAGTGTTAAAGCAATGCGGGGAGCTTTTGTGGCGCTGGAAGAGGGATGCCTTGTTCCGTATGCGAGGGCTGTCTTCAAACGTTACTGGACAGATCTTGAAGATATCTCTCAAGCGAAAGTTCTTGCGCCCATCGTAAAATCAGTTGGTTTGAATGAAGACGAGTTCTTTCAAAAGATTGCAGACCAGAAATATAAGGATCTTCTGCGAGACACTACCGAAGAGCTGATCAAGCGCGGTGGTTTTGGATCACCCACCATGTACCTGGATGGAGAGGACATGTATTTTGGGAATGATCGCATTACTCTCATCGAACAAAAAATTGCAGGGTAA
- a CDS encoding glutathione S-transferase N-terminal domain-containing protein: MIDLYYWPTPNGWKISIALEEMELPYNVIPVNIGRGDQFKEDFLKISPNNRMPAIVDQDPEDGGEPVSVFETGAILIYLAEKTGKFLPKDLRGRNEVIEWVMWQMGGLGPMLGQNGHFKFYAPEQIPYAQERYTNEALRLFGVLDRRLEGRDYICGEYSIADMACWPWIITYKQQEIDLDKFPNLRRWYDLCKTRPALRRGYVVGREFGKPKGKWDDEARKYLMAQAEAPK; this comes from the coding sequence ATGATTGATCTGTATTATTGGCCGACACCAAACGGCTGGAAAATCTCAATCGCTCTTGAGGAAATGGAGCTCCCTTACAACGTTATCCCTGTGAATATCGGGCGCGGTGATCAATTCAAGGAAGACTTCCTTAAAATCAGTCCTAACAATCGGATGCCGGCAATTGTGGATCAGGATCCAGAAGATGGCGGGGAACCGGTGTCGGTGTTTGAGACAGGTGCGATTTTGATATACCTCGCTGAAAAAACGGGAAAGTTCCTGCCCAAAGATTTGCGGGGCAGAAATGAAGTGATCGAGTGGGTGATGTGGCAGATGGGCGGTCTGGGGCCGATGCTGGGCCAAAATGGACACTTTAAATTCTATGCGCCTGAACAGATCCCTTATGCGCAGGAAAGATATACCAACGAAGCCCTTCGTCTTTTTGGAGTTCTGGACCGCCGACTTGAAGGGCGTGATTATATTTGCGGAGAGTACTCCATTGCAGATATGGCATGCTGGCCATGGATCATTACGTATAAGCAGCAGGAAATTGATCTTGATAAATTCCCCAACCTAAGGCGTTGGTATGATTTATGTAAAACGCGTCCCGCCTTGCGCCGTGGCTATGTGGTTGGCAGGGAATTTGGCAAACCCAAAGGAAAGTGGGATGACGAAGCCCGGAAGTATTTGATGGCTCAGGCAGAGGCTCCAAAATAA
- a CDS encoding putative bifunctional diguanylate cyclase/phosphodiesterase, with amino-acid sequence MASVLESLSDQAQNSNEAGTAEKLLKALSVMQACRGTRQFCNITLQQLTHIYPHIEFSAFLRSPEEGRPFEVVARLGGLGGSLQKSQLELLRKALSEGATLYKGGDAAICLMREEIVLGALFLTSSEVWKEEDKSLLEQFSINASRGFETTNILQEAENLAFHDALTQLDNRVSFKKTLAREISRFAQGEEQPLAVVQFVLDNLPELNIALGYSVGDDLLRITAQKLHELFPMALSIARSSGNGFAICIPVSENTNLADIPRRINELFDVILPEDYQMPHLALRMGISYFPDDGKTADRLWKNTSTALANTRRMHNGNYCFYDSEIEQEIHGRVTLNKALRDGMNQQELSLNYQPQICLQTGEMIGVEALLRWEKEEGKYIPADVFIPIAEASGLLGPISEWVLREACLQRMEWTKAGVPEFPVAVNISLNEFQAEDFVPQVSRALSETGLPASLLHIELTESVIMHDSGQTRKNMLKLKELGISLCIDDFGTGYSSLSYLSQLPASILKIDKSFIDGVISNENDAAIAMTIISLGFNLGMRVLAEGVESSDQVRFLKKAGCHDAQGYVFSKPVIAEKIPAIASVQNHLLTIA; translated from the coding sequence ATGGCATCCGTTTTAGAAAGCCTGTCCGATCAGGCCCAAAATAGCAATGAAGCCGGTACTGCTGAGAAGCTGTTAAAAGCCTTGTCAGTTATGCAGGCGTGTCGTGGGACCCGACAATTTTGCAATATTACGCTTCAGCAACTCACACATATTTACCCCCATATTGAATTTTCTGCTTTTTTGCGATCACCCGAAGAAGGACGTCCTTTTGAGGTTGTTGCAAGACTTGGCGGCCTTGGCGGTAGCTTGCAGAAATCGCAACTTGAACTACTCCGGAAGGCTTTAAGTGAAGGAGCAACTTTATACAAGGGCGGTGATGCTGCTATCTGCTTAATGCGGGAAGAAATCGTTTTGGGGGCGCTCTTTCTGACTTCTTCTGAGGTGTGGAAAGAAGAAGATAAGTCCTTACTTGAGCAGTTTTCAATAAATGCCTCACGTGGCTTCGAGACCACCAATATCCTTCAGGAAGCCGAAAATCTTGCGTTTCATGATGCTCTTACACAGCTGGATAATCGTGTGAGTTTTAAGAAGACGCTGGCCCGGGAGATTTCTAGATTTGCACAAGGTGAAGAGCAACCTTTAGCGGTCGTCCAATTTGTCCTTGATAACTTGCCAGAGCTTAATATCGCTCTTGGGTATTCAGTTGGAGATGATTTGCTCCGCATTACTGCACAGAAATTGCATGAACTTTTCCCAATGGCGTTGTCCATTGCTCGTTCGTCTGGAAACGGTTTCGCAATTTGTATTCCGGTAAGCGAAAACACAAATCTTGCTGATATTCCTCGCAGGATAAATGAGCTCTTTGACGTAATTTTGCCGGAAGATTATCAGATGCCACATTTGGCGTTGAGAATGGGAATTTCATATTTTCCCGATGACGGCAAAACTGCTGATAGGTTATGGAAAAACACCAGTACAGCGCTTGCAAATACACGGCGTATGCATAACGGCAACTACTGTTTTTATGATAGTGAAATTGAACAGGAAATTCATGGCCGTGTAACGCTTAATAAAGCGCTGCGTGATGGCATGAATCAGCAAGAACTTTCCCTCAATTATCAGCCTCAGATTTGCCTTCAAACTGGTGAAATGATTGGGGTGGAAGCCTTGCTTCGTTGGGAAAAGGAAGAAGGTAAATATATTCCAGCAGATGTGTTTATTCCAATTGCGGAAGCTTCTGGCTTATTAGGGCCTATCAGTGAATGGGTGCTGCGTGAAGCGTGCCTACAGCGCATGGAATGGACGAAAGCTGGTGTACCGGAGTTTCCAGTGGCGGTGAATATATCACTTAACGAATTTCAGGCAGAAGATTTTGTGCCGCAGGTAAGTAGGGCATTGTCAGAAACAGGGTTACCGGCTTCTCTTTTGCATATTGAGCTGACTGAAAGCGTCATCATGCATGACAGTGGTCAAACTCGTAAGAATATGTTGAAGTTGAAAGAACTTGGTATCAGCCTCTGCATTGATGATTTTGGAACAGGTTATTCATCCCTCAGCTACTTAAGCCAACTGCCTGCGTCCATTTTGAAAATTGACAAAAGCTTCATTGATGGCGTTATTTCCAACGAAAATGATGCGGCAATTGCCATGACTATTATTTCCCTTGGATTTAACCTTGGAATGCGAGTTCTGGCTGAAGGTGTAGAAAGCTCTGATCAGGTAAGGTTCCTGAAAAAAGCAGGATGCCACGACGCGCAAGGTTATGTGTTTTCAAAACCGGTTATCGCTGAAAAAATTCCGGCCATCGCTAGTGTTCAGAACCATCTGCTGACAATCGCCTAA
- a CDS encoding FAD-binding oxidoreductase has translation MSVIESITEVVGEKNVITDETDMQGFLVEWRDKYVGRSRAVVLPKTTEEVSKVVKICADTKTPIVPQGGNTSLVGGSIPFDAGDEIIISLKRMNNIRTVDTKGGTLTVEAGCILADLQNKAEELGYMFPLRIGSEGSCQIGGNISTNAGGVQVLHYGNTREQILGLEVVLPDGQIWDGLTNLRKNNTGYDLKHLFIGGEGTLGIVTAAVVKMYPRPKYQQLAMIAVPDPTAAVELLGLAREMSGDQVTAMEIIPRIAIDLVVKHVDGFSDPMPDRYDWQVLVELSSSASDNLHDLMQEILERGFEDEIILDAIVPASDTQQQKLWALREEISGAQKPEGGSIKHDISVPVADIPEFIQRADAALQEVIPGFRPVTFGHIGDGNLHYNPLQPEGADKAEYLAKWESVNRVVHDIVHDMNGSISAEHGIGRMKKNEMARYKSAAELDLMRKIKSVIDPANIMNPGKLLPDE, from the coding sequence ATGTCAGTTATTGAATCCATCACAGAAGTTGTCGGAGAAAAAAACGTCATCACTGACGAAACCGACATGCAGGGGTTTTTAGTTGAATGGCGCGATAAATATGTCGGGAGGTCAAGGGCGGTAGTCCTTCCCAAAACAACGGAAGAAGTCTCAAAAGTCGTAAAAATCTGCGCCGACACCAAAACCCCAATTGTCCCACAAGGTGGCAATACCAGCCTTGTGGGCGGCAGCATTCCTTTTGATGCAGGTGACGAGATTATCATCTCCCTGAAACGCATGAATAATATCCGCACTGTAGATACTAAAGGCGGGACGCTAACCGTTGAAGCGGGCTGCATCTTAGCGGACCTGCAGAACAAAGCGGAAGAGTTGGGATATATGTTCCCACTTCGTATTGGATCAGAGGGAAGTTGTCAGATTGGCGGCAACATTTCCACCAATGCCGGTGGCGTACAGGTCTTGCATTATGGCAATACCCGTGAACAAATCCTTGGACTGGAAGTCGTTTTACCAGATGGACAGATCTGGGATGGTCTTACCAATCTTCGGAAAAACAATACCGGCTACGATCTAAAGCATCTTTTCATTGGCGGCGAAGGCACTTTGGGGATCGTAACTGCAGCCGTTGTCAAGATGTATCCACGACCGAAATATCAACAGCTGGCCATGATTGCAGTGCCTGATCCAACCGCTGCGGTTGAGTTGTTAGGTCTTGCTCGCGAAATGAGCGGTGATCAGGTGACCGCCATGGAAATCATCCCCCGGATCGCCATTGATCTTGTTGTTAAACATGTTGACGGTTTCAGCGATCCCATGCCGGATAGGTACGATTGGCAGGTCCTTGTTGAGCTTTCCTCCAGCGCCAGCGACAATCTCCATGATTTGATGCAGGAAATTCTGGAACGCGGTTTTGAAGATGAGATCATTTTGGATGCCATTGTTCCGGCAAGTGACACCCAGCAACAAAAACTTTGGGCCTTACGGGAGGAAATCTCGGGTGCACAAAAGCCAGAAGGCGGCAGTATAAAGCATGACATTTCTGTACCCGTTGCAGATATTCCGGAGTTTATCCAGCGCGCAGATGCCGCATTACAAGAAGTGATCCCCGGTTTCCGCCCTGTCACATTTGGCCATATCGGAGATGGGAACCTTCATTATAATCCGCTACAACCTGAAGGCGCCGACAAAGCCGAATATCTAGCCAAATGGGAAAGTGTTAATCGCGTGGTTCACGATATTGTTCATGACATGAACGGCAGTATCAGCGCAGAACACGGCATTGGCCGCATGAAGAAAAACGAAATGGCGCGTTATAAATCAGCGGCCGAACTGGATTTGATGCGAAAAATAAAGTCAGTCATCGACCCGGCAAACATCATGAACCCAGGTAAACTTCTACCTGATGAGTAA